From a region of the Bacillus sp. (in: firmicutes) genome:
- a CDS encoding sugar phosphate isomerase/epimerase, with protein sequence MAYPFYAMDFAFYNSMGIYSFEARCEMLKEIGYDATHLSVWHGERWRDVEKLKNVKEKYGLDVAGVYVVLDLSLGEDHPRNKGILKMLEIMEGCSTVELAIQSVGHHIRPSDPKGDDIAAKWLEKALEIAERRNIDILLYTHLSFWVERHEDAVRLCKRLNHPHLGIVFCGYHWYAVDGTDLSGILRKVSPYLKQVNISGSRRNPHGFGGVATIEPLDAGELDNFALLGELKKIGYKGMIGYQGWSEGGDAFSKLSRSLQAFRDMERRLEAHPHWADLKLTP encoded by the coding sequence ATGGCATACCCATTTTATGCAATGGATTTTGCTTTCTATAACTCAATGGGCATTTATAGCTTTGAAGCTCGATGTGAAATGTTGAAGGAGATTGGGTATGACGCGACCCATTTATCTGTCTGGCACGGAGAACGGTGGCGAGATGTAGAAAAGCTGAAAAACGTAAAGGAAAAATATGGTCTAGACGTCGCTGGCGTGTACGTTGTGTTAGACCTTTCACTAGGTGAAGATCATCCAAGAAATAAAGGAATTTTAAAAATGTTGGAGATAATGGAGGGATGTTCGACGGTTGAACTCGCGATTCAATCCGTCGGACATCATATCCGTCCTTCAGATCCTAAAGGGGACGACATCGCCGCGAAGTGGTTAGAAAAAGCGCTAGAGATTGCCGAACGAAGAAACATTGATATTTTACTTTACACCCACCTATCTTTCTGGGTTGAACGCCATGAAGATGCAGTCAGACTTTGTAAGCGTCTTAACCATCCTCATCTCGGCATCGTCTTTTGTGGCTACCATTGGTACGCTGTCGATGGAACCGATTTATCAGGAATACTTAGAAAGGTATCTCCTTATTTAAAACAAGTGAACATTTCTGGTAGCCGTCGCAATCCACACGGTTTTGGTGGAGTCGCCACGATTGAACCATTGGATGCCGGAGAGTTAGATAATTTTGCCTTACTTGGAGAGCTAAAAAAGATTGGTTATAAGGGAATGATTGGTTACCAAGGTTGGAGTGAAGGCGGCGACGCTTTTAGTAAGCTAAGTCGATCACTTCAAGCGTTCCGAGATATGGAACGTCGACTAGAAGCCCACCCACATTGGGCCGATTTAAAATTAACTCCATAG